Proteins encoded in a region of the Canis lupus familiaris isolate Mischka breed German Shepherd chromosome 1, alternate assembly UU_Cfam_GSD_1.0, whole genome shotgun sequence genome:
- the ZNF576 gene encoding zinc finger protein 576 isoform X1, with protein sequence MEDPHLEGATEQQDPSQERSPRSPGGDISSCLTFQSLSLLIHKTSCNSLPVPLSSPDVQLAYSHLGAPQCTRCLITFADSKFQERHMKREHPADFVAQKLQGALFICFTCARSFPSSKALLAHQRSHGPAARPSTPVAPTAAHPTFPCPDCGKTFGQAASLRRHRQAHETRVPPGPFACTECGQDFAQEAGLHQHYIRHARGEL encoded by the exons ATGGAGGACCCGCATCTCGAAGGGGCCACGGAGCAGCAGGATCCGTCCCAGGAGAGGAGTCCCCGCAGCCCAGGAGGCGACATCT CAAGTTGCCTAACCTTTCAGAGCCTCAGTCTGCTCATCCATAAAACGTCCTGTAATAGTTTGCCTGTGCCACTGTCCAGCCCTGACGTACagctggcatata GCCACCTGGGGGCCCCGCAGTGCACCCGCTGCCTCATCACCTTCGCCGATTCCAAGTTCCAGGAGCGTCACATGAAGCGGGAGCACCCAGCTGATTTCGTGGCCCAGAAGCTGCAGGGGGCCCTCTTCATCTGCTTCACCTGCGCCcgctccttcccctcctccaagGCCCTGCTCGCCCATCAGCGCAGCCACGGTCCAGCAGCCAGGCCCTCCACGCCAGTTGCACCCACCGCTGCCCACCCTACATTCCCCTGCCCTGACTGTGGCAAGACCTTTGGGCAGGCTGCTTCTCTGAGGCGGCACCGCCAGGCGCATGAGACCCGTGTCCCTCCAGGCCCCTTTGCCTGCACTGAGTGTGGTCAGGACTTTGCCCAGGAAGCTGGGCTGCATCAACACTACATCCGGCATGCCCGGGGGGAACTCTGA
- the ZNF576 gene encoding zinc finger protein 576 isoform X2: MALLGEHTPWVPFLTPPFHFLASCLTFQSLSLLIHKTSCNSLPVPLSSPDVQLAYSHLGAPQCTRCLITFADSKFQERHMKREHPADFVAQKLQGALFICFTCARSFPSSKALLAHQRSHGPAARPSTPVAPTAAHPTFPCPDCGKTFGQAASLRRHRQAHETRVPPGPFACTECGQDFAQEAGLHQHYIRHARGEL; the protein is encoded by the exons ATGGCTCTGCTGGGAGAGCACACTCCCTGGGTTCCATTCCTGACTCCACCATTTCATTTCCTAGCAAGTTGCCTAACCTTTCAGAGCCTCAGTCTGCTCATCCATAAAACGTCCTGTAATAGTTTGCCTGTGCCACTGTCCAGCCCTGACGTACagctggcatata GCCACCTGGGGGCCCCGCAGTGCACCCGCTGCCTCATCACCTTCGCCGATTCCAAGTTCCAGGAGCGTCACATGAAGCGGGAGCACCCAGCTGATTTCGTGGCCCAGAAGCTGCAGGGGGCCCTCTTCATCTGCTTCACCTGCGCCcgctccttcccctcctccaagGCCCTGCTCGCCCATCAGCGCAGCCACGGTCCAGCAGCCAGGCCCTCCACGCCAGTTGCACCCACCGCTGCCCACCCTACATTCCCCTGCCCTGACTGTGGCAAGACCTTTGGGCAGGCTGCTTCTCTGAGGCGGCACCGCCAGGCGCATGAGACCCGTGTCCCTCCAGGCCCCTTTGCCTGCACTGAGTGTGGTCAGGACTTTGCCCAGGAAGCTGGGCTGCATCAACACTACATCCGGCATGCCCGGGGGGAACTCTGA
- the ZNF576 gene encoding zinc finger protein 576 isoform X3, translated as MEDPHLEGATEQQDPSQERSPRSPGGDICHLGAPQCTRCLITFADSKFQERHMKREHPADFVAQKLQGALFICFTCARSFPSSKALLAHQRSHGPAARPSTPVAPTAAHPTFPCPDCGKTFGQAASLRRHRQAHETRVPPGPFACTECGQDFAQEAGLHQHYIRHARGEL; from the exons ATGGAGGACCCGCATCTCGAAGGGGCCACGGAGCAGCAGGATCCGTCCCAGGAGAGGAGTCCCCGCAGCCCAGGAGGCGACATCT GCCACCTGGGGGCCCCGCAGTGCACCCGCTGCCTCATCACCTTCGCCGATTCCAAGTTCCAGGAGCGTCACATGAAGCGGGAGCACCCAGCTGATTTCGTGGCCCAGAAGCTGCAGGGGGCCCTCTTCATCTGCTTCACCTGCGCCcgctccttcccctcctccaagGCCCTGCTCGCCCATCAGCGCAGCCACGGTCCAGCAGCCAGGCCCTCCACGCCAGTTGCACCCACCGCTGCCCACCCTACATTCCCCTGCCCTGACTGTGGCAAGACCTTTGGGCAGGCTGCTTCTCTGAGGCGGCACCGCCAGGCGCATGAGACCCGTGTCCCTCCAGGCCCCTTTGCCTGCACTGAGTGTGGTCAGGACTTTGCCCAGGAAGCTGGGCTGCATCAACACTACATCCGGCATGCCCGGGGGGAACTCTGA
- the IRGQ gene encoding immunity-related GTPase family Q protein, translating into MPPPRGDVTALFLGPPGCGKSALIAALCDGNVETIEIPEGRPDSGIPSLRALGPGLFLGELSCPPAAPGPWAAEANVLVLVLPGPEGNGEPLAPALGEAARAALARGTPLLAVRNLRPGESQDEAQARDQTAALLNGAGLGAAALFVLPADCGRRDGCKELERLRVALRSQAEVLQRLLPPAQDGFEVLGAAELEAVREAFETGGLEAALSWVRAGLERLGSARLDLAVAGNADVSLVLNVLLGLDPGDPDAEPVFMPAGPTPHPAPERPNVVLWHVPLGSAGTAAATPHPTHYDALILVTPGAPTEKDWAQVRPFVLPDAPLVGVRTDGEGEDPEYLEEEDEAEKEKPSCESLENTGGEGVKNARSEGREKRGPGLQKGSEEDSEKAGSGEGSEKAGSESVPPVGGGGKKSGSGDAERAAALSPEDETWEVLEEAPPPVFPLRPGGLPGLCEWLRRALPPAQAGALLLALPPASPHGARMKAAALRAGAWRPALLASLAAAAAPVPGLGWACDVALLRGQLAEWRRALGLEPAALARRERALGLTPGELAERTHFPGPVTRAEVEARLGAWAGEGTAGGAALGALSFLWPAGGAAATGGLGYRAAHGVLLQALSEMQADAEAVLAPHVPAQ; encoded by the exons ATGCCACCGCCACGGGGTGACGTGACCGCCTTGTTCCTGGGGCCTCCGGGCTGTGGCAAGTCCGCGCTGATCGCAGCGCTGTGCGACGGGAATGTGGAGACCATAGAGATTCCCGAGGGCCGACCGGACTCCGGGATCCCCAGCCTGCGAGCATTGGGCCCTGGCCTCTTCCTGGGCGAGCTGAGCTGTCCGCCCGCAGCGCCAGGGCCCTGGGCGGCGGAGGCCAACGTGCTGGTATTGGTGCTGCCCGGCCCCGAGGGGAACGGGGAGCCCCTGGCCCCAGCGCTGGGAGAGGCAGCGCGGGCCGCCCTGGCCCGAGGGACCCCGCTGCTGGCTGTGCGGAATCTCCGCCCTGGGGAGTCACAAGATGAAGCCCAGGCCCGGGATCAGACCGCGGCCCTGCTGAACGGCGCGGGGTTGGGGGCCGCTGCTCTCTTCGTGCTGCCCGCGGACTGCGGCCGCCGAGACGGCTGCAAGGAATTGGAGCGCCTGCGGGTGGCGCTGCGGAGCCAGGCGGAGGTGCTGCAGAG GCTCCTGCCCCCGGCACAGGATGGCTTCGAGGTACTGGGTGCGGCAGAGCTGGAGGCCGTGCGGGAGGCTTTTGAGACCGGTGGCCTGGAGGCGGCGCTGTCGTGGGTTCGCGCTGGCCTGGAGCGACTGGGCAGCGCGCGGCTGGACCTGGCCGTGGCCGGCAACGCCGATGTGAGCCTTGTGCTGAACGTGCTGCTTGGGCTGGATCCCGGTGACCCTGATGCCGAGCCTGTTTTCATGCCCGCGGGGCCCACGCCCCACCCGGCCCCAGAGCGTCCCAATGTGGTGCTCTGGCACGTACCTCTGGGCTCCGCGGGCACTGCTGCCGCCACCCCCCATCCGACCCACTACGACGCCCTCATCCTAGTCACCCCGGGGGCCCCCACTGAGAAGGACTGGGCTCAGGTTCGGCCCTTCGTGCTGCCAGATGCGCCGCTGGTCGGCGTGCGAACAGACGGTGAGGGCGAAGATCCAGAGTACCTGGAGGAAGAGGACGAGGCGGAGAAAGAGAAGCCCAGCTGCGAGAGCTTAGAGAACACAGGCGGAGAGGGGGTGAAGAATGCACGCagtgagggaagggagaaacGTGGCCCGGGATTGCAGAAAGGTAGCGAGGAAGATTCCGAGAAAGCAGGCAGCGGGGAAGGCTCGGAGAAAGCGGGCAGCGAGAGTGTGCCGCCTGTTGGCGGTGGCGGGAAGAAATCAGGCAGTGGGGACGCGGAGCGTGCGGCCGCGCTGAGCCCCGAGGATGAGACGTGGGAGGTGCTGGAGGAGGCGCCGCCACCCGTGTTCCCGCTGCGGCCTGGCGGCCTCCCGGGGCTCTGCGAGTGGCTGCGGCGCGCGCTGCCCCCGGCCCAGGCGGGGGCGCTGCTGCTGGCGCTGCCCCCCGCGTCTCCCCACGGGGCGCGCATGAAGGCGGCGGCGCTGCGGGCCGGGGCGTGGCGGCCGGCTCTGCTGGCCagcctggcggcggcggcggcgcccgtACCCGGCCTAGGCTGGGCGTGCGACGTGGCGCTTCTGCGGGGTCAGCTGGCCGAGTGGCGGCGGGCGCTGGGGCTCGAACCCGCCGCGCTGGCTCGACGCGAGCGCGCGCTCGGCCTGACCCCGGGGGAGCTGGCGGAGCGGACGCACTTCCCGGGCCCGGTGACGCGCGCCGAGGTGGAGGCCAGGCTGGGCGCGTGGGCGGGCGAGGGCACTGCGGGGGGCGCGGCGCTGGGggccctttccttcctctggcccgcgggcggcgcggcggccACCGGCGGCCTGGGTTACCGCGCGGCGCACGGCGTCCTGCTGCAGGCCCTCAGCGAGATGCAGGCCGATGCCGAGGCGGTGCTGGCACCCCATGTGCCCGCGCAGTGA
- the PINLYP gene encoding phospholipase A2 inhibitor and Ly6/PLAUR domain-containing protein, which yields MRTPMRPETFLLAFMLLCTLLGLGCPLSCEVCRGSGPTCSGKMKACEAGKDACVVIVGEASTKGRHSLNTYKACMKFSDCYTGFVSTTMGPKDYMVSNTRCCQSDGCNHGSVPPPQNNRTENGLQCPACIAPFQETCPGTQAARCVGQETHCVYFAGNVQAGLISPKFATRGCATESACYAKAGAQVPSASYLYFLRRADCLPAPQAPGRAE from the exons ATGAGGACTCCCATGAGACCGGAGACCTTCCTGCTGGCCTTCATGTTGCTCTGCACCCTCCTGGGTCTGG GGTGCCCGCTGAGCTGCGAAGTGTGCAGGGGCTCCGGGCCCACGTGCAGCGGAAAAATGAAGGCTTGCGAGGCCGGCAAGGACGCATGCGTGGTCATCGTAGGGGAAGCAAGCACAA AGGGCCGCCACTCACTGAACACCTACAAGGCCTGCATGAAGTTCAGCGACTGCTACACGGGATTCGTGTCCACCACGATGGGCCCCAAGGACTACATGGTGTCCAACACGCGCTGCTGCCAGAGTGATGGCTGCAACCATGGCTCGGTGCCCC CTCCCCAGAACAATCGTACTGAGAACGGCCTTCAGTGTCCAGCCTGCATCGCACCCTTTCAAGAGACATGCCCTGGGACCCAGGCAGCCCGCTGTGTTGGCCAGGAAACCCACTGTGTCTACTTTGCTGGCAACGTGCAGGCTG GTCTCATCAGCCCCAAATTTGCCACTCGGGGCTGTGCTACCGAGAGTGCCTGCTACGCCAAGGCGGGGGCTCAGGTGCCTTCAGCCTCTTATCTCTACTTCCTCCGCCGAGCAGACTGCCttccagccccccaggcccctggcagAGCGGAGTGA